A portion of the Vicia villosa cultivar HV-30 ecotype Madison, WI unplaced genomic scaffold, Vvil1.0 ctg.000320F_1_1, whole genome shotgun sequence genome contains these proteins:
- the LOC131626772 gene encoding seed biotin-containing protein SBP65-like: protein MASGQISRKENITTERKIPGEKDNVPEMTTRVEHLSVKEKELPQGTVEASKGGAMNKDRAGKAIGNAGERGRVREGHELGPNFQSLPDRNENQSHLDRGRVPVSANVAENRLGENATREKLNNRTRVVTGTPQVKEQNRALGKGQVVAERGGKIVDLEAREGEEEFGRGRVVGAENQDAILEKNVAAEEKERARERAKEATKETLNNTARAAQEKGAKAMEKAAQAKDATVDSAKTAAEKAAQAKDATVEKGQQGYEATKDTVSNAAKTAAEKAAQAKDAAAEKGQQGYEATKGTVSNAAKTAAEKAAQAKNATLEKTQQGYEATKDTVSNAAKTAADYVTPAAEKTKSAVVQAKDVTVEKGKTAAEMAGKAASVAGWTATHYATQLTVDGTKAAASAVQGAVGYVAPKASELAAKSVETVKNLAASAGENAKEFTARKKDESWREYETQKPSQPQEGEEVLPSSEGTGKNVSNYTEKVITPKVVPGEERTQALGTNLQEKGRGSNVIPNSTGETETVENVLEKGRGTNVMPNTGETETVENVLVKEKGKGGEKIERKVLEKKNEGGSDDVKIAVTETK, encoded by the exons ATGGCCTCTGGACAAATATCTCGCAAGGAAAACATCACAACCGAGAGAAAGATTCCCGGCGAGAAAGACAATGTTCCTGAGATGACAACCCGCGTCGAGCATCTTTCTGTGAAAGAGAAAGAACTACCACAGGGGACTGTAGAAGCATCAAAAGGTGGTGCAATGAACAAAGATCGTGCAGGGAAAGCTATCGGAAATGCGGGTGAAAGAGGAAGAGTAAGAGAAGGCCATGAACTCGGACCAAACTTTCAGTCTCTCCCAGATCGCAACGAGAATCAAAGTCACCTTGATCGTGGACGTGTTCCTGTGAGTGCCAATGTAGCAGAAAACAGATTAGGAGAGAATGCTACAAGAGAAAAACTCAATAACCGTACCAGAGTGGTTACTGGAACACCACAGGTTAAGGAACAAAATAGAGCCTTAGGAAAAGGGCAAGTTGTGGCAGAGAGAGGAGGTAAAATAGTGGATTTAGAAGCAAGGGAGGGTGAAGAGGAGTTTGGTAGAGGAAGGGTGGTTGGTGCTGAAAATCAAGATGCGATATTGGAAAAAAATGTTGCTGCTGAGGAAAAAGAGAGAGCAAGAGAAAGAGCAAAAGAAGCAACAAAAGAAACACTGAATAATACAGCACGAGCAGCACAAGAGAAAGGAGCAAAAGCAATGGAGAAAGCTGCACAAGCCAAGGACGCAACTGTTGATTCTGCAAAAACTGCGGCAGAGAAAGCAGCACAGGCCAAAGATGCAACTGTTGAGAAAGGCCAGCAAGGTTATGAGGCAACCAAAGACACGGTTTCAAATGCTGCAAAAACTGCGGCGGAGAAAGCAGCACAAGCCAAAGATGCTGCGGCGGAGAAAGGTCAGCAAGGTTACGAAGCAACCAAAGGCACAGTTTCAAATGCTGCAAAAACAGCGGCTGAGAAAGCAGCACAGGCTAAAAATGCAACTCTTGAAAAGACACAACAAGGTTATGAAGCAACCAAAGACACAGTTTCAAATGCTGCAAAAACTGCAGCAGATTATGTTACTCCTGCTGCGGAGAAAACAAAGTCTGCGGTTGTTCAGGCAAAGGATGTTACAGTGGAGAAAGGGAAGACTGCTGCTGAAATGGCAGGGAAAGCTGCTTCTGTTGCGGGGTGGACAGCAACACATTATGCAACACAGCTGACCGTGGATGGAACTAAGGCTGCGGCGAGTGCTGTCCAAGGAGCTGTTGGATATGTTGCACCAAAGGCTTCTGAGCTTGCTGCAAAGTCGGTAGAAACCGTGAAAAATTTGGCTGCTTCTGCTGGTGAGAATGCTAAGGAGTTTACTGCTaggaagaaggatgaatcatggCGTGAATATGAGACTCAAAAGCCTTCTCAACCTCAG GAAGGTGAAGAAGTCTTGCCATCATCAGAAGGTACCGGCAAAAATGTGAGCAACTATACAGAAAAAGTGATTACTCCAAAAGTGGTACCAGGTGAAGAAAGAACTCAAGCATTAGGAACTAATCTTCAAGAAAAGGGTAGAGGAAGCAATGTGATACCAAACAGTACTGGTGAAACTGAAACTGTGGAAAATGTTCTTGAGAAGGGTAGAGGAACTAATGTGATGCCAAACACTGGTGAAACTGAAACTGTGGAAAATGTTCTTGTGAAAGAGAAAGGAAAGGGAGGTGAGAAAATAGAAAGGAAAGTGTTAGAGAAGAAGAATGAAGGAGGAAGTGATGATGTAAAGATAGCTGTCACTGAAACTAAGTGA
- the LOC131626722 gene encoding uncharacterized protein LOC131626722 encodes MSRIINNGTVYDNDFQWKLCDHDKKFVFIGDIIGVVQEINSFQYNNSGKKSFVSLSLKDLKGVIVNCTLWESYGTKFLDFYHDEKNSGAIVIVLTHAMIKESQVSNGWSGSKWLINKDIPEMTEYLSKLPANEQTEKPSQSSKGVSLWSDASQFTPVESFVHKAKCISLSDLCKVKQASDVNNPYKCSCGQNVEHAIPRYRVDIYVINGESKFRFVFWDTDCADIIGKSADSIYKAMLEEGDDDPMIYPDELDMLLGKKMAFRAKGDSKPLTQNPVVDRVDDSIESLSAYGENDPDKVVTNTPSKGSPVTLDAGDSECQPYGTTQLSGTKPSKKVKIESNV; translated from the exons ATGTCTCGCATAATCAACAATGGAACTGTTTATGATAACGATTTTCAGTGGAAGCTTTGTGATCATGACAAGAAGTTTGTGTTTATTGGTG ATATTATTGGTGTAGTTCAGGAAATCAACAGTTTTCAATATAACAATTCTGGAAAAAAGTCATTTGTTTCATTGAGTCTTAAAGACTTGAA AGGTGTCATCGTTAACTGCACATTATGGGAGAGCTACGGAACAAAATTTTTGGATTTCTACCATGATGAAAAAAACAGTGGTGCTATTGTAATTGTACTAACTCATGCAATGATAAAGGAATCACAAG TCTCAAATGGATGGAGTGGATCTAAATGGCTTATTAACAAAGACATTCCAGAGATGACTGAGTATTTATCAAA GTTACCTGCAAATGAGCAGACTGAAAAGCCTTCGCAGTCTTCAAAGGGTGTGTCTCTTTGGTCTGATGCCTCTCAATTCACCCCAGTTGAAAGTTTCGTCCATAAGGCCAAATGTATATCTCTGAGTGACCTCTGCAAGGTGAAACAG GCATCTGATGTGAACAATCCATACAAATGTTCATGTGGACAGAATGTAGAACATGCCATACCAAG GTATCGAGTTGACATATATGTAATTaatggtgaatcaaaatttcgcTTTGTGTTTTGGGACACTGACTGTGCCGACATTATTGGAAAGTCTGCTGATAGTATTTATAAAGCAATGCTTGAG GAAGGTGACGACGACCCTATGATATATCCCGATGAACTTGACATGCTTCTTGGTAAAAAAATGGCGTTCAGGGCTAAA GGGGATAGCAAACCTTTAACCCAAAACCCAGTCGTTGATCGTGTCGATGATTCCATT GAGTCGTTGTCTGCATACGGAGAAAATGATCCTGATAAAGTTGTGACCAATACTCCATCTAAAGGAAGTCCCGTTACTCTTGATGCTGGAGATTCTGAATGTCAGCCTTATGGAACTACTCAACTTTCAGGAACAAAACCTTCAAAGAAAGTGAAGATTGAATCAAATGTCTGA
- the LOC131626773 gene encoding seed biotin-containing protein SBP65-like: MASEQLSRRENITTERKIQNMEGNVPQRTTHYEHRETREVAPNFQSLPRNENQTYLDRGARVPLNANVSESYLDRAGVPLNANVAERGVREKEDFGRGRVVGAENQGVILEKSAAEERERARERAKEEEEKRLTMEEISKYRNQAQQSSLEALAAAQEKYERAKQATNETLSNTTQTAQAKDATVEKTQQGYGVTRDTASNAAKAAAERAAQAKNTTLEKTQQGYEATRDTVSNAARTAAEYATPAAEKAKCAAVQAKDYTMETGKTAAEKAKCAAEVAAKVAVDLKEKATVAGWTASHYATQLTVDGTKAVANAVEGTVGYVAPKASELAAKSVETVKGLAASAGETAKEYTARKKEESWREYEAKRATQLQEGEEILPSNVSNFTQKVTPSGERTRAQGTNLQEKVQGKGSDILGAVTETVSDIGSSMIKPIDNAANTKVKEHGGTTTITQKGQDAGGGVLDAIGETIAEIAQTTKAIVVGEDDQVEKSMQKNIGSDSHSLDRAKHEGYRAPTKNL; this comes from the exons ATGGCGTCTGAGCAATTATCTCGCAGAGAAAACATCACAACCGAGAGAAAGATTCAAAACATGGAAGGCAATGTCCCTCAAAGGACAACCCACTACGAGCATAGAGAGACTCGCGAAGTTGCACCAAACTTTCAGTCTCTCCCTCGCAACGAGAATCAAACTTACCTTGATCGTGGTGCACGTGTTCCTTTGAATGCAAATGTATCAGAAAGTTACCTTGATCGCGCAGGTGTTCCTTTGAATGCAAATGTAGCAGAACGCGGAGTAAGAGAAAAAGAAGATTTTGGTAGAGGAAGAGTAGTTGGTGCTGAAAATCAAGGTGTGATATTGGAGAAAAGTGCTGCGGAGGAAAGAGAGAGAGCAAGAGAGagagccaaagaggaagaagagaagaggTTAACAATGGAAGAGATTTCGAAGTATAGAAACCAAGCTCAACAAAGTTCATTGGAAGCGCTTGCAGCAGCACAAGAGAAATACGAAAGAGCAAAACAAGCAACAAATGAAACACTGAGTAATACAACACAAACAGCACAAGCTAAAGATGCAACTGTTGAGAAAACACAACAAGGTTATGGAGTGACAAGAGACACTGCTTCAAATGCTGCAAAAGCTGCGGCTGAGAGAGCAGCACAGGCTAAAAATACAACTCTTGAAAAGACACAACAAGGTTATGAAGCAACAAGAGACACAGTTTCAAATGCCGCAAGAACTGCGGCGGAGTATGCTACTCCTGCAGCGGAGAAAGCCAAGTGTGcggctgttcaagcgaaagactATACTATGGAGACAGGGAAGACAGCGGCAGAGAAAGCCAAGTGTGCTGCGGAAGTTGCCGCCAAAGTGGCTGTTGATTTGAAGGAGAAGGCCACTGTGGCAGGGTGGACTGCGTCGCATTATGCTACACAGTTGACAGTGGATGGAACTAAGGCTGTGGCGAATGCTGTTGAAGGAACGGTTGGATATGTTGCACCAAAGGCTTCTGAGCTTGCAGCAAAGTCGGTGGAAACTGTGAAAGGTTTGGCTGCTTCTGCTGGTGAGACTGCAAAAGAGTATACTGCTAGGAAGAAAGAAGAATCATGGCGTGAATATGAGGCTAAAAGGGCTACTCAACTTCAG GAAGGTGAAGAAATCTTGCCATCAAATGTGAGCAACTTTACACAAAAAGTGACACCAAGTGGAGAAAGAACTCGAGCACAAGGAACCAATCTTCAAGAGAAGGTGCAAGGAAAAGGAAGTGATATATTAGGAGCTGTGACTGAAACTGTGAGTGACATTGGAAGTAGCATGATTAAACCAATAGATAATGCTGCTAATACCAAAGTTAAGGAACATGGTGGCACTACTACTATTACTCAAAAGGGACAAGATGCTGGTGGTGGTGTTTTGGATGCTATTGGTGAAACTATAGCTGAGATTGCACAGACAACTAAAGCCATTGTTGTTGGTGAAGATGATCAAGTAGAAAAGTCAATGCAGAAGAATATTGGGTCAGATTCTCACTCTCTTGATCGTGCCAAGCATGAAGGATATAGAGCACCAACAAAAAATCTTTGA
- the LOC131626744 gene encoding adenylate-forming reductase 06235-like, producing the protein MEDGKEMKIARFSSCRGVAFEINPSRRSSPFAIDSPPKPERSIGTWLWIPWTRNNSFKILPQPQAISPTRSRASSHFCDINIDADDVELEFFSEVEDTERNQEKVKVLPKAEPTKRNSRLSIILLDQGFTVYKGLFMVCITLNMLALALSASGNFSYGRSKATLFSIGNILALTLCRSEAALRFLFWFVVITIGKPFVSLRIKTATTSFLQSVGGIHSSCGVSSIAWLVYSLVLTIKNNDKTSPEILVVAFTILSLITLSSLAAFPLIRHLHHNAFERIHRFSGWLALILLWLFILLSISYEPSSKTYHLTFSKMVKKQECWFTLAITILILIPWLSIKKVQVHVTAPSNHASIIKFEGGVKPGLFGRISPSPLSEWHAFGIISDGKNDHMMLAGAVGDFTKSLVSSPPKHLWIRSVHFAGLPYLVNLYQKVLLVATGSGICVFLSFLLQKNKADVYLIWVAKDIEMNFGNEIKELVGKYSKEKVIVHDTAVSGRPNVAEISVNAAINWNVEVVIVTSNPEGSRDVVRACNKAKIPAFGPIWDS; encoded by the coding sequence ATGGAAGATGGCAAAGAAATGAAGATAGCAAGATTTTCAAGTTGTCGTGGGGTCGCATTTGAGATCAATCCTAGCAGAAGAAGCAGCCCTTTTGCAATAGATTCACCACCAAAACCAGAAAGATCAATCGGAACATGGCTTTGGATTCCATGGACAAGAAACAATTCATTCAAAATTCTTCCTCAGCCTCAAGCTATTAGTCCGACTCGGAGTCGAGCAAGCAGCCACTTCTGTGACATCAACATCGACGCAGACGATGTCGAGCTAGAGTTTTTTTCTGAAGTAGAAGACACGGAAAGAAACCAAGAGAAAGTTAAGGTACTGCCAAAAGCAGAACCAACAAAAAGAAATTCGAGGCTGTCTATTATTCTGCTAGATCAAGGTTTCACAGTTTACAAAGGACTATTCATGGTTTGCATAACCTTGAATATGTTAGCACTTGCTCTTTCAGCTTCAGGGAATTTTTCATATGGAAGATCAAAAGCTACACTTTTCTCCATTGGAAACATTCTTGCTCTAACATTATGTCGAAGCGAGGCAGCTTTAAGGTTTCTCTTCTGGTTTGTTGTCATCACAATAGGGAAGCCTTTTGTTTCTCTTAGAATCAAAACAGCAACAACTTCATTTCTTCAAAGTGTTGGAGGAATTCATAGCAGCTGCGGCGTTTCCTCGATAGCATGGCTAGTTTATTCTCTCGTCCTCACGATCAAAAACAACGATAAAACCTCGCCCGAGATTCTTGTCGTTGCATTCACCATCCTCTCGCTCATCACGCTCTCTTCGCTCGCAGCTTTTCCTCTTATCCGCCATCTGCATCACAATGCTTTCGAGCGAATCCACAGATTCTCCGGTTGGTTAGCTCTTATCCTTCTATGGTTATTCATTCTTCTTAGTATAAGCTATGAGCCTAGTTCAAAAACCTATCACCTAACCTTTTCAAAGATGGTTAAGAAACAAGAGTGTTGGTTCACTTTAGCCATCACAATTCTCATTTTGATCCCTTGGTTAAGTATCAAAAAAGTACAAGTTCATGTCACAGCACCATCAAACCATGCATCAATTATCAAATTCGAAGGCGGTGTTAAACCGGGTTTATTCGGTCGAATTAGTCCATCACCATTATCTGAATGGCATGCATTTGGAATCATATCAGATGGAAAAAATGATCACATGATGCTAGCTGGTGCAGTTGGTGATTTCACAAAATCACTAGTTTCTTCACCTCCAAAACATCTCTGGATTCGATCCGTTCATTTCGCTGGATTACCTTATCTAGTAAACCTCTATCAAAAAGTGTTGCTAGTAGCAACAGGTTCCGGAATATGCGTGTTCTTGTCATTTCTTCTGCAGAAAAACAAAGCTGATGTGTATTTGATTTGGGTTGCTAAAGACATTGAAATGAACTTTGGAAATGAGATAAAGGAACTAGTTGGAAAATACTCAAAGGAGAAAGTGATTGTTCATGATACCGCAGTTTCGGGTCGTCCTAATGTCGCTGAGATTAGTGTTAATGCTGCTATTAATTGGAATGTTGAAGTTGTTATTGTTACTAGTAATCCTGAAGGTAGTAGAGATGTTGTTAGAGCTTGTAACAAAGCTAAGATTCCTGCATTTGGTCCCATTTGGGACTCATGA